AGGTCATTTTGATTCAGTGTTTAAAGGGGCATCCCTTTGTCTGCATGGCAGATATGAGTTGCACAGtaattttataagatatatgtTTGCACCCATCCCCTATCTATTATTGATGTGtcacctgtacatgttgtacaagagctaattatatataacaggcAAGTGTCAGATGTCAATGACACTTGAAAGGTGCTGCATATTTTTAGTTATGGACTATGCAAAAGAATGATATAAGATTCTAACTTAacagtccccccccccccccccccccccccccccccccagctgAAACGAAAcggaggaggggaggggggggggggggctgcgGCTTTAGTTTTGCTTTGTGTCCATCTCAATCCTTTTGTTTAATTGTCTGGGCTCTTATCTACATTACCTGTCACTGGATCTTCCTACctggggtatgggttcaccaTGTTGGAAGCGATGTGTCACAtaacaaatgtaggtcactctgacctacattttgatctttgacctacatcaaaaataaattgtCTTGGCTCTTATCTTCTACACTACTTTTCACTGGAATTTTATACTTTGGGTATGGGTTCACCTGGCTTAGTGAGGCAGTAAGTCCTGtatcaaatgtaggtcactCCAACCAATATTTTAACCTTTAGCCAATtcacatcaaagaaaaaaatgtccAGACTCTATCTCTTACATttcttgtcactggaactttaTGCTTGGGGTATAGCTTCACCTGATCTGTTACATATTGATCATCTGTGCATTCTTCAAATTCTTTGCATATATTTATCCTTTTtattatgacattttaaatgACTTGTCATATCATAGGAAACAACTAATTTCCTACCTGGTAGTTAAAAATCTGTCAATCTGTCTAACCTCAGTCACAAACTAGTAAAATTgacaatatttgttatacagcatatttgtgtatttatggaGAATCTCTTTTTCCAGGTGACATCCACGGACAATACACAGACCTACTGCGACTGTTTGAGTATGGTGGCTTTCCCCCAGAATCCAACTATCTGTTTCTAGGCGATTATGTAGACAGAGGAAAACAATCCTTGGAAACGATTTGCTTACTTCTCGCTTACAAAATTAAATACCCAGagaatttctttcttttacgTGGAAACCATGAATGTGCAAGTATCAACAGAATATATGGATTTTATGATGAATGTAAGTAATAATGTAGACATTGGACATGTATTGTTGTCATCATTGATAATTTCTGACGGAAGTTATTATCTATTATAAATATTAGTCCCCTATGGTGAAACCGGGGGGTAATAAACCGGGGGGTAAATAATATTTTGGACAAGTTCGAGTGACCCACTGCCCATGACTCATGACAATCAGTCTACAGGTTGAACTAAGGATAATTTCTCCCTAGCCAAGTCAGAACAAAGTCGTTAGaaaaataagtatttttctgGGGTAACATCACTTtaactatacagtatatcattTATAACCGAACTAATTGAGTTACGTTTGAAGTACAACATCCTGAGGTGGATCAAAACCACAATTTGGgagtatatcatacatacacaggGATCACCACAATTTGGgagtatatcatacatacaacTCTAACATGAtccaaaatgaaaaatatgtacaaTCTTTAGTTTTACTTAACTTAAGAAATTTTGATTTGTATTCATAACTACCCATAATTCAAATTCATGCATCATTTTCATATCTTAATTTATCTTGATAGTATGTATGTTGAAGAAGTATGATAACTGTATAAACAATGTAGAAACAATTTGGTCTTTTTTGAGAGAAATATAACTGTTTGTAGTATATATTTAGTTAAGGGAGTGAATTTATTGCAATTTTATGTTTCAGGCAAAAGAAGATTTAATGTGAAGCTGTGGAAGACATTTACAGATTGCTTCAACTGTTTACCGATAGCAGCCATTATTGATGAAAAAATATTCTGTTGTCACGGTGGTATGTAAAACCAATTATCTAAATTATAAAATAGCGTTAGATGGACATGTAGGCCAGTACTGGGGGTACTGAACTAATTCTGTTAGAAatctgaaaaaataacaaccttCAGCattgttgaaataaaatttctCATGGATCTTCCAAAgtgtttaaaatattgatatatatgataatgataattatattagaTGGTCAGGTATTATTCTCCAATCCATTCAGTTTGcgatatttttagcccaccatcatcagatggtgggctattcaaatcgccctgcgtccgtggtccgtcgtccgtccctccgtccgtccgtccgtccgtccctccgtccgtccgtccgtccgtaaacaattcttgttatcgctaattctcagaaagtactgaagggatctttctcaaatttcatatgtaggttcctcttggttcctagttatgcatattgtattttgagaccaatcggaaaacaacatggccgacaggcagccatcttggatttagacaattgaagtttgttatcgctatttctcagaaagtactgaagggatctttctcaaatttcatatgtaggatccccttggtgcctagttatgcatattgcattttgagaccaatcggaaaacaacatggccgacaggcagccatcttggattttgacaattgaagtttgttatcgctatttctcagaaagtactgaagagatctttctcaaatttcatatgtaggttcctcttgggtcctagttatgcatattgcattttgagaacaatcggaaaacaacatggccgacaggcagccatcttggattttgacaattgaagtttgttatcgctatttctcagaaagtactgaagggctctttttcaaatttcatatgtaggatccccttggtgcttagttatgcatattgcattttgagaccaatcggaaaacaacatggccgacaggtagccatcttggatattgacatttgaagtttgttatcgctattgctcagaaagtactgaagggatctttctcaaatttcatatgtaggttcctcttggtgcctagttatgcatattgcattttgagaccaatcggaaaacaacatggccgacaggcagccatcttggattttgacaattgaagtttgttattgctatttctgagaaagtactgaagggatctttctcaaatttcatatgtaggtttctcttggtgcctagttatgcatattgcattttgagaccaatcggaaaacaacatggcagacaggcagccatcttggattttgacaactgaagtttgttatcgctatttctcagaaagtaatgaagggatctttctcaaatttcatacacatgttcccctcggtgcctagttatgcatattgcattttgagaccaatcagaaaacaacatggccgacaggtagccatcttggatattgacaattgaagtttgttatcgctatttctcagaaagtactgaagggatctttctcaaatttcatatgtaggttcctcttggtgcctagttatgcatattgcattttgagaccaatcagaaaacaacatggccgacaggtagccatcttggttattgacaattgaagtttgttatcgctatttctcagaaagtactaaagggatctttctcaaatttcataggtatgttccccttggtacttagttatgcatattgcattttgagaccaatcggaaaacaatatggccgacaggcagccatcttggattttgacaattgaagtttgttatcgctatttctcagaaagcactgaagggatctttctcaaatttcatatttaggttcccctcggtgcctagttatgcatattgcattttgagactaatcagaaaacaacatggccgacaggcagccatcttggattttgacaattgaagtttgttatcgctaattctcataaagtacggaagggatctttctcaaatttcatatgtaggttcccctcagtgcctagttttgcatattgggaccaatccaaaaacaacatggtcgacagacagccattatcgctaaatcttaaattttatatataggttccccttgtttgaaaagtactagctatagagggctgtttcttaatttacacagattagtaagacttagaggaagggaaaagtagagaaaagatcaatctgacatggaacctatgaagatcattcaatggtgggcgccaagatccctctgggatctcttgtttttggAAATACATCAATATAGGTATTATAAGAAGTTTATATCCAAGATATATGGTAAACAAACTGTAAAAGATTCAAGGTAAtatgcttctgacaaaattattGTACACTTTTCATTTCTCTGGCATAAAAAACGAAGCAAAATGCTCATAAAAATTGGTGTGACCTGAATACTAGTGTCTGTTTGATACAGGTCTATCACCAGATCTACAGTCTATGGAACAGATCCGCAGAATTATGCGTCCTACTGATGTACCCGACACAGGTAACCTTTTACACAGTTACAAGAATCTTAAATGTTTTCAACTTTATCTGCCTGAAACTGGAACTTTTTTGTTTAATGCTTATATACATTATGTCAGTACAGGATAGCAATTTAATATATTCAGTAAGATAATAACGCATTCACTAAGATAATAACACATTCATTAAGATAATAGCACATTCATTAAGATAACATATTCATTAAGATAACACATTCATTAAGATAATAACACATTCATTAAGATAATAACACATTCATTAAGATAATAACACATTCATTAAGATAACACATTCAGATAACACATTCATTAAGATAATAACACATTCATTAAGATAACATATTCATTAAGATAACACATTCATTAAGATAATAACACATTCATTAAGATAATAGCACATTCATTAAGATAATAACACATTCATTAAGATAATAACACATTCATTAAGATAATAACACATTCATTAAGATAATAACACATTCATTAAGATAACACATTCAGATAACACATTCATTAAGATAATAACACATTCATTAAGATAACACATTCAGATAACACATTCATTAAGATAATAACACATTAAGATAATTACACCTACAATGCTGTATTATGTAGGCTTGCTGTGTGACCTGTTGTGGTCCGACCCAGACAAAGACGTCCAGGGCTGGGGAGAGAATGACCGTGGTGTGTCCTTTACGTTTGGAGCAGATGTTGTTAGCAAGTTTCTTAATCGCCATGACCTGGACTTGATCTGTCGTGCACATCAAGTGAGTATCTGTATTTCTCcttaaaaattttttattgTCTCAATTGTATTGTCTTAGCTTCTGAAACTCAGTCACCAGTACATTCCTTCATGCCTGCCTGTATGGGCCATAATATTATTTTTGGtaataatgaataaaacaaGTTTGGTAAGGCCACACCAAATTAATTTTCAGTTCTTTAGAATTATAATTTGACAAAATACTGATTCCAAATTATTTGGTGAGGCTTAACAACTTTGGTCACAATATGTGATAATTGACCTGCTAGAATGggtgatatatatctataaaaagtATTTCATGTAAAGGATCACTGTTAAAAGATTTGCAGTTATATTCTTGGTTAACAGCTTGTTTAAGTAAATAATAGATTGATGCAGAAGAACATCCTTAATCTTTGTACTTCGTTTTAGGTTGTGGAAGATGGATATGAGTTTTTTGCCAAAAGACAGTTAGTGACCCTATTTTCAGCACCAAACTACTGTGGGGAGTTTGACAACGCAGGAGGCATGATGTCTGTGGATGAGACATTGATGTGCTCCTTCCAGGTATGTAGTAGGGATTACCCAGAAGTTTTCGTCCATAGTCAGACGGACCGATGTAAGGAATGATATGTTTAActcagtataatatatatgatcaGGATGGATCTTACATTCTTAGTTTCTAATTCATTTCAAAGAATATGCAGACACATGCCCATAccattgtaaatattgttagaTCCTAATGTGAATTTACAATAGTTATATCCTTACCGATAAAATCTCAACACATTGATAAAGGGCCATGATAATATCTTGGGACAAGTTCGAGTTTAGGGGatttggggtcaaggtcaaggcccttgttactatttttagcaagGGGCCAGTATGGGACATGCATTGCTTAAGTAATACCCGGTGTATTTGATAATATAAGCATATATAGTTTggttttttagcccaccatcatcagatggtgggctattcaaatcgccctgcgtccgtggtccgtcgtccgtccgtccctccgtccgtccgtccgtccgtaaacaattcttgttatcgctaatcctcagagagtactgaagggatctttcccaaatttcatatgtgggttccccttggtgcctagttatgcatattgcattttgagaccaatcggaaaacaacatggccgacaggcagccatcttggattttgacaattgaagtttgttatcactatttctgagaaagtactgaagggatctttctcaaatttcatatgtaggcttcccttggtgcctagttatgcatattgcattttgagaccaatcggaaaacaacatggccgacaggcagccatcttggattttgataattgaagtttgttatcgctatttctgagaaagtactgaagggatctttctcaaatttcatatgtagactccccttggtgcctagttatgcatattgcattttgtgaccaatcggaaaacaacatggccgacaggcagccatcttggattttgacaattgaagtttgttatcgctatttctgagaaagcactgaagagatctttctcaaatttcatatgtagattccccttggtgcctagttatgcatattgcattttgagaccaatcggaaaacaacatggccgacaggcagccatcttggaatttgacaattgaagattgttatcgctatttctaagaaagtactgaagggatctttctcaaatttcatatgtagattccccttggtgcctagttatgcatattgcatttttagaccaatcggaaaacaacatggccgacaggcagccatcttggattttgacaattgaagtttgttatcgctatttctcagaaacttatgaagggatctttctcaaatttcatatgtaggtttccctcagtgcgtagttatgcatattgcgttttgagaccaattggaaaacaacatggccgacaggcagccatcttggattttgacaattgaagtttgttatcgctatttctcagatacttatgaagggatctttctgaaatttcatatgtaggtttccctcggtgcctagttatgcatattgcattttgagactaatctgaaaacaatatggccgacaggcagccattttggattttgacaattgaagtttgttatcactatttctcagaaagtactgaagggatctttctgaaatttcatatgtaggttcccctctgtgcctagttatgcatattgcattttgagactattcggaaaacaacatggccgacaggcagtcatcttggattttgacaattgaagtttgttatcgctatttctcagaaagtactgaagggatctttctcaaatttcatatgtaggtttccctcggtgcgtagttatgcatattgcattttgagaccaatcgaaaaacaacatggccgacaggcagccatcttggattttgacaattgaagattgttatcgctatttatcagaaattgctgaaaggatctttctgaatttcatttgtaggttgccctctgtgtctagttatgcatattgcattttgagactaatctgaaaacaacatggccgacaggcagccatcttggattttgacaattgaagtttgttatcactatttctcagaaagtactgaagggatctttctgaaatttcatatgtaggttcccctctgtgcctagttatgcatattgcattttgagactattcggaaaacaacatggccgacaggcagtcatcttggattttgacaattgaagtttgttatcgctatttctgagaaagtactgaagggatctttctcaaatttcatatgtaggtttccctcagtgcgtagttatgcatattgcattttgagaccaatcgaaaaacaacctggctgacaggcagccatcttggattttgacaattgaagattgttatcgctatttatcagaaattgctgaaaggatctttctgaatttcatttgtaggttgctctctgtgtctagttatacatattggattttgagaccagtcagaaaacaacctggctgacaggcagccatcttggattttgaaaattgaagtttgttatcgctattgtacagaaggtactgaagggatctttctcaaatttcatatgtaggttccccttggtccctggtattgcattttgggaccaatcggaaaacaacatggctgacagacagccattatcgctaaatcttaaattttatatataggttccccttgtttgaaaagtactagatctagagggctgtttctgaatttacacagattagtaagacttagaagaagggaaaagtagagaaaagatcaatctgacatggaacctataaagatcattcaatggtgggcgccaagatccctctgggatctcttgtttatttgaaaggcaatttttttttttttgaaagacaatatttgttttcacaGATTCTAAAGCCATCCGAAAAGAAAGCCAAGTACCAGTATGGAGGTTTGAATTCCGGTCGTCCAGTGACTCCCCCAAGGGGGCCACAGCCACCGAAGAAGAAATGATCATAGGCGAGGATAGGGTGGAGCACCTGCTGAAAATGGCTGTCTCGCTTTAAGGTGAAACCTTCTGTTGTGAAAAATACCAAACACTTACATCAACATCTGCAAGAGCCAGCAGATCGTGTACGGAGGTTTCATCTCAAAGAGTGTTCAGCTCTTCTTGACCACtgttgtgtatgatagactgCCAGGTAGAGGACATCCAACGCTGGAGTTGCCTCTgtgtagacagtgtatatagcTTAAGTTTTATGGAACATCTCAAGTTGTTTTGTCAGCTCGTATTTTTATGATGTGAATATaaaccaagaaaaaaaaaagttaaaaagaaaatatatgacAACTGACTTAAAAACAGACAGAACTGATTTACCATCCTGAAAATGCAATGAGATATCTGTGATTAaaaacagtgtatataaagtCGAGTGGAAAGCTCCACAGATCCCCCTGTATAGCAAAGTTTTGTCACCCTCTGATGCGCTATTTTGATGCACTGTTAGAAGAACAAAGGATTTATGTAGATAGTATGCACTAGAGAGTGTGGAGATATATCTATGCAGTGTGCAGAGTACATGTGTATGAGAGGAAGACGTGTGTAGGTGAGGGAGATGGTAAGTGGGTGAGcttgcgtgtgtgtgtgtgtgttttcaAGTTTTGGTACTTACTAGTATACTAGTATGTCTTATACAATAAGTACAGTAAAGCATTAGGTATTGTGGCTCACTCTGGACTCCTTGTGTGGTATGTTGTACATCATACATGGACTccttgtgtggtatattgtatagcACAACATGGACTccttgtgtggtatattgtacatcTTACATGGACTccttgtgtggtatattgtacagCACAACATGGACTccttgtgtggtatattgtatagcACAACATGGACTccatgtgtggtatattgtatagcACAACATGGA
This DNA window, taken from Pecten maximus chromosome 3, xPecMax1.1, whole genome shotgun sequence, encodes the following:
- the LOC117323385 gene encoding serine/threonine-protein phosphatase PP1-beta catalytic subunit, translating into MTSREIVKMAETELNVDSLISRLLEVRGCRPGKTVQMTEAEVRGLCLKSREIFLSQPILLELEAPLKICGDIHGQYTDLLRLFEYGGFPPESNYLFLGDYVDRGKQSLETICLLLAYKIKYPENFFLLRGNHECASINRIYGFYDECKRRFNVKLWKTFTDCFNCLPIAAIIDEKIFCCHGGLSPDLQSMEQIRRIMRPTDVPDTGLLCDLLWSDPDKDVQGWGENDRGVSFTFGADVVSKFLNRHDLDLICRAHQVVEDGYEFFAKRQLVTLFSAPNYCGEFDNAGGMMSVDETLMCSFQILKPSEKKAKYQYGGLNSGRPVTPPRGPQPPKKK